Genomic DNA from Salvia miltiorrhiza cultivar Shanhuang (shh) chromosome 1, IMPLAD_Smil_shh, whole genome shotgun sequence:
TGCAGATGAACAGCTAGGGGCACTGTAACAGCCTTTGATTCATGCATATTGAATTTCCTTAACATCTTCAATATGTAATCTTTTTGACATAACCATAGCTTTCCAGCCTTCCTGTCTCTCACGATATCCATCCCAAGAATCCTTTTGGCTGCACCAAGatctttcatttcaaactctTGATTCAAACCATCTTTGATTACCTTGATTTCAGCCTTATCTTTGCTAGCTATtaacatgtcatctacatatagCAGCAAATATGCAACAGTAACTTCATTCCTTTTCTTCAAATAAACGCAGCTATCATATGCAGACTTTGTGAATCCCATCAACTCCATATGCTCATCAAACCTTTTGTACCATTGCCTTGAACTCTGTTTGAGACCATATAAGCTTTTCTGAAGTAAACACATCTTGTTGCTTGTCTCTGGATGTACAAACCCCTCAGGCTGGACCATATGGATCTTCTCCTCCAACTCTCCATGTAGAAATGCggttttaacatccatctgcTCAAGCTCCATATCAAACTGAGCTACAACTGACAGCATAACTCTGATGGAAGTATGCTTAACCACAGGTGAGAATACTTCATTATAATCAATTCCCTCCTTTTGAGTGAAACCTCTTGCCACCAATCTTGCTTTGTACCTGGTCTGCTCCTTCCCAATAACCTCAATCTTCTTCTTGAAGATCCATTTGCAGCTTACTAATTTCTTGTTCAGTGGCTTTGACACCAGTATCCAGGTACCATTCCTTTCAAGAGAgttcatctcctccttcatggctAAGAGCCATTGTTCTCTCTCTGGTCCCTTCATAGCCTCTGCATAGGATTTGGGCTCCTGATACTCCAGCTCCTCTGCAATGCTCAAAGCAAAGTATACCATCTCAGCTTGGTTATATCTCTGAGGTGGCTTGGGCTGCCTCCTTGCTCGATCCCTTGCTAGTTGGTATGAGCTTAGATTATCAGAGCTGCTCccaacatcttcatcatctgcAGCTTGTTGAGAGACTTCAGTTGCTCCACCTGATTCATTATCAGCATGGTTTCTATCAaacaattcatccaacaaaatttTACCATCTGCATTTTCTTTCTCTGGATCAGATCCTACTTTATAAGGCATGAGAGCTTCATCAAAAACTACATCTCTGCTGATGTATACTCTCCCCATTCCTGGTTCAGTGCACCACAACTTGTACCCCTTCACACCCTTGGGGTAGCCCAACATCACACATTTTAAGGCCCTTGGTTCAAGCTTCTCTTGTCTGACATGTATGTATGCTCTGCacccaaaaatcttcaaatgtGAATAGTTGGATGTAGAACCATACCAGAGCTCATCTGGAATTCTGAATTCAATAGCGGATGAAGGAGATTTGTTGATCAAATAGGCTGCAGTGACAGCAGCCTCTGCCCAGAATTTCTTTGGCATCCCTGAGTCAAACAACATACACCTTATCCTTTCCAGAATGGTCCTATTCATCCTCTCAATAAccccattctgctgtggagttcctgGGACTGTCTTGTGTCTCTGGATTCCCCTTCCAGAACAGAAATCATTGAATTCCTTGGACACAAATTCCAAACCATTATCAGACCTCAGGCACTTCACCTTGGTTGCCTTTTCAGTCTCCACCTCATTACACCACACTTTGAATTTCTCTAGTGCCTCAGTTTTATCCTTCAAGATGAAAATCCACAACTTCCTAGAGTAATCATCCATTATAGACATGTAATATCTCCCTTTTCCAAGACTTTCAGTTTGTGTTGGTCCCCACAAATCAGAGTAAACATAATCCAGAGGAGCTTTAGATGTATGTTTACCTGTATCAAATGGGAGTCTCTTACTTTTGCTTAAGATGCACTGCTCACATATGTCCACCTTGAATGGAATAGGGTTACTGATCTTGTTCTGTTTCAGCAACTGATTGAGCCCTTTCTCTCCAACATGAGCCAATCTTTTATGCCACAAGATTGAATCATCCTTCTTCATGGAGTCAGACTGCCCTGTGATGGCTGTGGCTTCTAAGTAATACAAACCATTCCTCCTCATCCCCTTCAAAATGACCTTGTTGTCTTTGGTGACAACAACTCCACCCTTTACAGATCTCCATTCATACCCCTTCGTTTCAAGAGATCCAAGGGATATCAGATTCCTTTTTAGACTAGGGATGTACCTCACCTCCATCAAAGTCCTGATGGTGCCATCATGCAGTCTGAACTTTATACTTCCCTTTCCTTTGATTTCACAGGTCTGGTTATTTCCAAGAACCACTGTTCCTTCCGATTGAAATTGCAAATCAGTAAACCAACTTTTAACTGGACACATGTGGAAAGAGCACCCTGAATCCAGTATCCATTGGTCATCCAAATCACCTTGCATCACATTCAAAGCCTCTGCAGTGTCACACTGCTCTTGCTCCTTGGGCTCTTGCTTCTTGGTAGTGTTGGACTGTTTTTGGTTTTTCTTCCAAATGTGGCAGTCCCTCTTCCAATGGCCCGGCTTCTTGCAGTGATAGCAAGTTTGAATATCATCATCAGAGTTCTTGTTTCCCTTCTCATGTTTACCCTTCTTGAATTCCTTCTTGGATTTCTTGGATTTATCCCCTTTCTGTTTTACAGTCAAGCCCTCACCAACAGACTCTTTCTTGTGAGCTGATGTTGATGATGCCTTCTGCAGTTCCTTAGATTTCAGAGCAGACTGAACCTCCTCCACTGTGATGTCACTTTCTCTCCCATACAACATAGCATCCTTGAGTTGATCATATGAACTCGGGAGAGCATTGAGTAGGATAATTGCTTGATCCTCATTTCCTATTCGCACATCAACATTTTCAAGATCATCAATGATCTTATTGAATATCTCCAATTGATCATCAATCGGTTTTCCATCCAAGATTCTGTAGGAGTACAACCTTTGCTTCAAGAACAACCGATTCGCAAGCGATTTCGTCATGTAAATCGCCTCCAACTTTGCCCACACCGCCGCTGCAGATTTCTCCCTGGCTACCTCCCTCAAAACCTTATCACCTAGGCACAGGATGATAAGGCTATGGGCCCTCTCACGCATTTCTGCTTTCTTGAGTTCTGCCTCCACAGCTGCCGCGGAATCCCTTGTAACCGCCGATGAAGAAGATTCATCATCCCCTTTTAGAGCTGCCGCCAAACCTTGCTGGGTCAACAATGCACGCATCTTGATACGCCATAACCCAAAATCATTTTTCCCCGTAAACTTCTCGGTCTCAATTCGTGGCATCGACATTCCTGCGTCGGTTGTGGATCAAgaattcccacagacggcgccacttgttaAGAATTGACGAAGAAATTGCGATGAACAcaaaagatttacgtggttcgggctgaaaccctacatccacgggaccaaGAAAGGGAACTTCTACTATTGATTCGCGAACTGAGAATTTTACAAGGTGTTACAAGTGTTGACTGGTGTTTTTTTTACATTAGACACCCAATTGCTCATTATATagcaagctttgaaaataacgaGCTGTAAACAACCATCAAAGAAACCGTTATGCAAAACAGTTAGCTCTGCAAAAGAAACTTTGACTCTGTCTCTGGAGTGTTGACTCTGCCTTggcaactctgactctgatatgcctcggctctgactctggcaTCAGCGCGACctctctgctctgccagcggcgcgatctctctgctctggcagaagaccgattcctctgacgaaccgattcctctggcgaaccGAGTCCTCTGGTCTGCCAGCAGCGAATCCTCTGACgaaccgattcctctggcgtaccgattcctctggtctgccagcagtgattcctctgctctggcaacttcacCAGAGTAAACTTTACAACTCCAGAGTATACAAACTagattataagcttacgaaatCATATACAACACGATCGTTTGCTGATATATGTATTGTTCTATTCttgtatcattttatttattgtgGTGGCAATAATTACTTAGTCTTTTACACTCTTTTATTATTTAACcccattttctctctccacACACACAACTATGTATACACAccataatacttcctccgtcccaatgAAGCATGATCTAGTTTTTTTcagcacgaaaattaaaaaattggtattttgtgtgttaagtgtggtaggtgaaaaagtgaaaaggtgaataaaagataatttttttgccatttttaaaaacaagtcaagcttcgtgggataaattaaaaggaaactgagtcatgcttcgtgggacaaagaGAGTACTTACTATGATGCACAAATTGTCTTCCTATCTCCCTGCTGTCTTAATTAAATAAGTTAACTATAATGAAAGAAATAGTTAATTAGACTGATACCACCtgccaactcaattatcatacatataagtataataaaaaaaattaattttaattaaatttatttaaattattgaaaaaaaaatcaaagtgtAGGTGCGTGCGTATTTTAAGCCACAAAAGTTGGGCACGAGTGAAGGAGCCGAGCATCGAACTTGGGGGTGCGACAACCGGCTCGGACAGTGGGGCTCGAACCGACGTGTAGAGTTAACCACGATTAAAATTAGGGTTAATAATGTTTTATGTctcgaactttcagcattttccacaaaatgtcccgaactttcatcttctcctaaaaaatcctgaactttcaatttttttcataaaatgaccctttatacaaaattcgatgacggaaagatgataaaaaaaatcctgAACTTTCACCGTTTTCCAACAATGGTGGTTCTCAGTATGGTTTTCCAACAATAGTGGttcccaaaatatttctttcggcGAGATCATTCACCTTTTTGTCACCGAATTTTATATAATGGAACAtttcatgaaaaaaattaaaagttgagagttttttaggagaaaatgaaagttcggaacattttataaaaaaacgTTGAAAATTGGGGACATAAAACTCTctattaacccttaaaattAGGTAAATGTCGTCGATGTTAACCAATCACGTGGCTGTAGCAACAAGCAAATCAACAGACTTTGACCACACACACCACTTGGATTAGACCGTGCATCAATTATGATTTATGATAGCAAATGCCCATCCCATTTCACATGGGTAGTTTTGGTAATTGCTCTGCCTGGCCAAAATTGGATGGGATCCCATAATTTAAAGGGTGTGTCGTATATCTctcttaattttattattttatactccttccgtcccatatGCTTAggcttattttccttttttaaatgtttcatttatataggcttgttttcataaaaagtataatatttttttactcatttactattatatctcTATTTAATTCTTTGATTTACTCGCGctttaatacatcattaaataataaatatgggcatactaggaaatttacttatatattttcatttccaataatttttcttaatctttgtgaaaatcCCAATAAGCCTATCCatatggacgaagggagtaattaattattataaaaataaaaaatattatatactcttttcgtcccattataaatgtctcattacttttgagcACAAAAATTAAAGAATGTATAATGAGTAAATAAAGTGAATTAatggacaaattttgtccaaataacatcattattttttaaataagtaATACTATCAAAATAGTGAGACATATATACCATTCTAAAAAAAAGAACCGTGAGATATACCAACCGAAATAATTAGGCATTAGACATATTGACCGTTGACCATGGTCATGTTCTTAATCTTTTGACGAATGTCTAATGAAGCTACAGCTATTAAATCAAAAGGTTATTCATAAACATAAATGTTAGCAATTAAAGTTACaacaaatattataattttcgactaaattttcaataaagtcaaaaaaattatgaatttatatttttattgttagAACTTAATTGACAAttgaaattaagtcaaatatatattAAGATTTGTCTTCTTAGGCCTACGAGCTTCTAAATACTAATCATCATCagaagttagaccaacatcGATGAACTTTTAACTGCCAACTAAGTTTTAATTTCACCGAAAGTAAACTCAAgtaaaaattacaacaaaaatataaattcatatatttttttacttaaatgAAAGTTCACGtgaaaaattacaactttttccAAAGTTCGTTTACTTTTTTACcgtaatcttttttttttaaaataataaaacacgATGTGGCGCAAAATATGATTGTACCGAAATAATTGCACAGTAGACATATGGCCGTCAACCGTGGTTCAATTCTAAATTGAGGAGGTTTTGGGTACAAccaggtgtaccgtacaattgAGTTGGCCCGCAACTAGACCCTGACCCGCATCCTAATCCGAACCCGTATTCTGATCCAAATCGTGTGAATGACactattcataaatatatataaatgacacttcctgtaattgacactataagattgaaaatgacactataacattttaaaatattacagtatcatttatataactAAATAGTTTCAATTatagacagtgtcatttgtataatcgaatagtgtcatttatgtAATTCGCGATGCAGATTAATGtgaattaatttgattatacgATACACTCGATTATATCTAAATTTTTATGTTCTCAATTTAAACTTTTTACGAAGTTCTTTGATTGTTGAGTTGTTTCCCCTTGTGAGAGGTGTCTTATTTTAGTGGAAGCTCATTATATTCGACACCATGCAATACATTGTTGCTTCGTTACTTTGAATTCATATGCCTAATTGAAAATCGTGGCAATATTGTTGAATTTATCTCATTTCCTCCCAACACAATAAACAATATATACACTGAAAAATGACTCAACAATATATGAGAGacaatattttcatttttgtacACTGAAAAATTGTTGCTTCGTTACTTTGAATTCATATGCCTATGTTTTTTGAtgtttcataaaaatatgaatgtttctatttttatacattatatcatcttattttttatccttctttttcatatttattcacaaaaaaatcatcatgATTCACCACTATTTTTTCTCAATTAACTCATTACTCTCATGACACTTTAGAAAATGAGACTCATTTTTCATTCACAATAACTCTTAACTAATAATATTTCTTAAGACCCGTGTCACTttcaattattcatatttttgcgAGACGGAAATGAAAAGAGTATAAAGTAAATTTGTATGAGGGGCTGACCTAGAGGAGGGAAGGaagtgggggggggggggggcattGGGACCCActcaaatttataaaataattaggggtatatatgtattttatatttaataattaatttttttttttatagtagtGTTATTATTTGCCTGATATAGAGTtaagttgattttttttaatcattattGGCATGAAGTTCCCGAGAAATGATCTAATATGTCAATGAAAATACATTTAAAGTTAATTTTCTATGACATGTGAACAATATAACTTGTATTCCGGATAGGGCGGAGTCTCAGGGGATCATTCCGGATCAAGAGGATATTGCTAATCGTATTAGCAGGCTCGAGGCGCAGGTTAGTCAAGGGATGGAATTGCTCGTTGAGCAAGTTCCACCTAAGCGTGGACCGGGTCGTCCTAAAAAGGGTATGGAACGTTCGCGCGTGCCACTGAATCCGAATCCGGTAGATTACATAAAAGGTCGTCTAAGAAATGCGGAGGAACTGGGATATAAGCCGAGGGACTTTGTGGTAGATCATAGCAACAATAGTGCTATGCGTGCTATGAACAATATCGCGCACggccgttggtcggatgaaatggagttGGACGACTTTCATTCCAACAAGGATTTTCCTTATTGATTTTGTTGCCAAGTGTTGTCTTTTGACTTAAGCTGTCCTATGcgttgatgtttttgttttacgaGCTCTTTTCGAGTCTCGGGCCCTAAGTTTGCTTTCTTGTGCCTTCaagggttttttctttttcctttttatataaaactctatttaaaaaaaaatataacttgtATTCAAAAGCTATAATTTTTCTTTCTCCAATTATGAGAAGCTTGATATCTTGTGCTAATATATGGGATTTGGTTctcattcaatttttttttaaagattctCATTTAATTAAGATTTGTACTATTATTATATTACTGTTGCACTTAATTGATTTTCGTCTTGTGGtgtattatgatttttttgatTCAGTTGTGTgttgtgaattaatttttttttttaattttatatcattaattgcACGTGAGGAACTGGAGTTCAAATTTAGCGAAGCTCTGTTCACAATTCTCTCATTCCAATTTAGAAGATTGGAAATTAAGATGTAAAAGCGGActatacgagttttaataaaaatgattaatgtatcatgtgtagagagagagagagagtccacTTAAAACAataatgttaataataataattaattgtattgtgttTGGAAAAAATGACCCATCATGTGATAGGAAGTTTTCGAAAATAGAAAgaaactaatttttgtggacgtcgcaaaatggtgaaaattaattgactattttttgtggacggagggagtattattttttagataaatgaaactattttatacaaattgtatattttaatttcacCATTAATGAACTTAACCTTGttcattaatttgaaattaaaatcttTTTGTAAAATTATGATTAATTGGACCCATTAACTAAAAAGTCTGGTCCACTACTGATTTTTATGGATGAGATCCTCCGTCTCACAATTTAATGTGTGTTATTGTGTTCCACTCTTAATTTCTCTACTTTATTATAATTTGtcataaaaacaaaatattttattaggaGTAATAAActgtaattaatatttatcattaaatttgaaattttaaaaaattatagtatatagtaactttgaattaattaatccaaataatttattattaattcaaataaatataaaaaataattataaaccctaattggatgagggaatcctaattaattatatatcttaagattatattaaaatataataaattaaaattgaagaaaaataattaaaaaataaagaaattaaaaatggaATACGGTGACACTGAGTAAATTATGGGACAAAGGATCTCATCCGAGATTTctattatgaattttttttcattttgatatCAAAATGGCGATGACGGCAAGATTAGACATGCATGCAAACTTGCCGTAAATTTGAATGAAAACAAATTGTTCATTGCTGCAACTTGCCTTAGGGAAAATATAAATGTCTTTCTGAGACGTCCCTTGTAATGATATACCCATGCAAACAATTCCCAAACTTTTCAAATCTCAACTAACACGCatcttcttttctttcaaaatataaaaaaattaattttaccaCGGTGATATGGAGGTGGTGATTTTAGAAGGAGATCTTGGTGAACATTGTAGGATATTTACATAATTATTCTGATCAATTAACCCTAGGGCTTATAATTCATCGGTATCAAGGTTGTTATCATATCGACAGTATACAATAAGATCAAATATGAATACAATCCATTAAACATATGCTCGAAAcaaatatgaatataaatacGAACGCGCGATATGATTCAATCACAAAAGGAACACAATTTCTTTTATATTGGTATGATAAAATAGCATCACATGAtaattaactttaattaaattaaccaTATATAGGAAAtaaactaataattaaaaatatattaaaaaagattaataataaatattttcatgttGTACAAACACGgacataaaaattataatattgtaCGAACTCGATATTTATCAGGCATGAATACGACATGATACGACGCAAAACTATCATCATGTCCTTATTATATCGGCACGATAAGGACACGATTAACACACAAAAATTGGAAACTAAACCATTAAGCCTATGTTTGGTTGGTGTTATTGGAGGTTGGAAATGGATTCAGTTAATTGATTTGGTTGGATAGCGAATTAACCATTACCCTTCCTCGAGGATAATTAattcaatcacccaatttgttacccctcaaaatagaggggaaaagcaaaagaaagggaatcccttaTTAATGATTattttccattgttaaaccaaacacccAATAAATTAAGTACTTGTTACCATTCCACACTTTTATTTGATTCTATTCCTTTTCCATTTCTCTACTTGAATCAAACGAGCActaaggaggtgattggtatggtggaatggaggtgggaatggaatggtgattcctacctccattccattcctatgcttggtatagttttattttaggaatcaccattcttaagggaatcaccattcctttaCATATAGGAATCATCATTCCTTCCCTCCAACATGGTATTACCCATTCCATTCCACCTAAATTTAGGTTTTGACAAAATTACTCTTATATATTTTGCACCCTCatccccaaccccaccccaccccccacccccctgcccccccaaaaaaatattttttattttttttaaatttttctcgccaccccaccccccaccccccaaaaaaaatattttttttttaaaattttcacaccaccaccaccacaccccacccacccctccttcccctccatttttttttctccccaCCCCCATCtgccacccacccccacccccaccctccCCCCccaacatttcatttttttttatttttttctttttctcgccacccctcccaacccacccaaaaaaaatttaacctttttttttagtttttctctccaccccccaccccaattttttttttaaatttttctcgcgccccctcaatttttatttatttattttactcgccacccccaccccaccccacccatccTTCATGATGCCGAAATGCGACAAAGATACATGCCCCATTGGTATTGCAACTCAAGAAGATCCAATTCTTAGGGAAAGTTTGCTGGTGAACCTGAACATGCAATAAAAAGGggtaaatttggtataaaatcataataaatttctaaattttagtttttcccacaatctttcattcttgtttcaaaattcatgacaaatcatttttttttggaatttcccacgaTGACATATTTCGAGCAAAAATTTAAATGACGTGGCAATACAATgtaattacatgaaaattatGTGACATGACACACGAATTGCCCCCTGCGTTTTAACGGTGATTGATCCCATTAGTGCAGCGCTTGAGGCGGCCTTTAAAATGTGGAGGCATTTTGCTTTAGTTTTgaaacgttgaggtagtaaacaacgtCAACACTGACGTTAGGGTGTTAAAGGTGACAGGGGTGTCAACGTTGAGGGGGAaagtggtacttaacccttaaatatgccacatcattcaagttcggcgccacgtcatttaaaaaattcgccGAAAAATCACACTatggaaaatttcaaaaaaaatgattgtattttgaaacaagaatgaaagtttgtgggaaaaaccaaaatttgaaaatttattaatgttctaaaccaaatttaccctaaaaaaaattgggaggtaAGGGGGGATGGGGGTCAGTGGGAGGTGGGTGGGAGTggcgagatttttttttagaaaataaaaaaataaattgagggGAGGTGAGGGGGTGGtgagtaaaataaacaaaaatttgggggaggggggttgggggtgggtgggggtgacgagaaaaattaaaaaaaaaaaggatagggggtagggtggggggtggggttgtgggtggcaagaaaaatttaatttttttttcgggtGCATGTTTCTGTGTAGTAGTAATATGCATGGAAAATAAGTcagcttttaaaaaaaaaattgattaatattcaatttttttttcttttcgattttaccCCAGTGcatattttggtttgtccctataaatataacacaaaatagagGTGGAAGAGAGATGCAAAATAATGCTAATTTGATAAATTATGATGTAAATGTTAATTtagcaaaacaaaataattccattccattcctaaaatttatttttagataccaatcataggaatggaatcaaacaaggaattacAATTCCATTCCTTTTGTATTCCTTATGCATACCAAGCAAATGAATCACCAAGGTTTGTCATTCCTTTCCtcccttcattccattcctacctccattccattccaccctcattccattccatcataccaatcacctcctaagTCATTAAGCATACGTGTTCATATAATATCAAAAATATATTTACGGATCGCGTGTAATAGCACCTCTCTCCAAGTATAAAAAGGCAGCACTCTTCCATCAATTACACTCGTCTgcttttcttaaattaattaacaatatcAACTCTTGAAATaagaaagtaaaagaaaaaacaaagttATATAGAATATGGCTTCACCAAAAGCCCGTATCCTTGTCTCCCTCAACCTCGTCTACTTGGTTCtatccgccaccaccaccaccaccggagGCAGCGGGTCGGCGATGCCCCCCCGGGCGATGCCAAGGTGCCCGAGAGACGCCCTAAAGCTAGGTGTATGCGCAAAAGTGGTGGGGAATTTGGTGGGAGTGTGGGCTGGGAAACCTCCGATCAGGCAGTGCTGCAGCTTGGTCGAGGGGCTGGTGGAGCTGGAGGCGGCGGTGTGCCTCTGCACCGCCATTAGGGCTAACGTGCTCGGCATCAATCTCAACATACCGCTGTCTCTCACCCTGCTGCTCAATGCGTGTGGAACCACTCCTCCAATTGATTTCACTTGTTAATTCCTCTTTATTTCAACACTCAATAAAACTTGCGTCGTCGTCTACTACTGGGTCTAAATTATATATGGTGGAATATCAAGTTTCATCGTCATGCTAAAATACAACTCccctttgattttattttgctaATTATggtcaaatatattatatatgttagATCGTTATAATTTGTGGTTCTGTATTTCTGGAGAGGGTGCGTGTCACTTATGAAAATGTATGAGAATTATCATGTATGTGTATTTCGCTGTctgttaaattatatatattgatcGATGGTATGCAATTAAATATACATGATGTGGATTATTTACTATAAATACATGtacataaataaaacataagatGATCAGCTTATATTTAAGCTAatcctaaaaataaaaatatttaatcatgtattttatcaatcatataaaGTAAATTTCTATCATAGCTAGGGGCAGACCTAGAAGAGGGCCACCGGGGGCATTGGGCATTAGgggtatgtatatatgtattttagATTTAATAAGCTAGTGTTATTCTTTGTAAGTTGAATTTCTTTTCATCAT
This window encodes:
- the LOC130988202 gene encoding putative lipid-binding protein AIR1, with amino-acid sequence MASPKARILVSLNLVYLVLSATTTTTGGSGSAMPPRAMPRCPRDALKLGVCAKVVGNLVGVWAGKPPIRQCCSLVEGLVELEAAVCLCTAIRANVLGINLNIPLSLTLLLNACGTTPPIDFTC